Proteins encoded in a region of the Panthera tigris isolate Pti1 chromosome B2, P.tigris_Pti1_mat1.1, whole genome shotgun sequence genome:
- the TAF11 gene encoding transcription initiation factor TFIID subunit 11 isoform X1 — MDNACESPPEKGGETGESEETAAAPGGPGATDTDGIPEETDGDGDADLKEAAAEEGELKSQDISDLTAVEREDSSLLTPAAKKMKIDTKEKKEKKQKVDEDEIQKMQILVSSFSEEQLNRYEMYRRSAFPKAAIKRLIQSITGTSVSQNVVIAMSGISKVFVGEVVEEALDVCEKWGEMPPLQPKHMREAVRRLKSKGQIPNSKHKKIIFF, encoded by the exons aTGGATAATGCCTGCGAGTCGCCCCCGGAAAAAGGTGGAGAGACGGGGGAGTCAGAAGAAACGGCTGCTGCTCCCGGGGGCCCGGGGGCTACCGACACAGACGGAATCCCAGAAGAAACTGATGGGGACGGAGATGCGGATTTGAAAGAAGCTGCGGCGGAGGAAGGCGAG CTGAAGAGTCAGGATATCTCAGATTTAACAGCAGTTGAAAGGGAAGACTCATCTTTACTTACTCCTGCagccaaaaaaatgaaaatagataccaaagaaaagaaagagaagaagcaaaaaGTGGATGAAGATGAGATTCAAAAGATGCA AATcctggtttcttctttttctgaggaGCAACTGAACCGTTATGAGATGTACCGCCGGTCAGCGTTCCCTAAGGCAGCCATTAAAAGG CTGATCCAGTCCATCACTGGCACCTCTGTGTCTCAGAATGTTGTTATTGCTATGTCTGGCATTTCCAAGGTTTTCGTCGGGGAGGTGGTAGAAGAAG CACTGGATGTGTGTGAGAAGTGGGGAGAGATGCCACCACTACAACCCAAACATATGAGGGAGGCTGTTCGGAGGTTAAAGTCGAAGGGGCAGATCCCCAACTCAAAGCACAAAAAAATCATCTTCTTCTAG
- the TAF11 gene encoding transcription initiation factor TFIID subunit 11 isoform X2, with the protein MDNACESPPEKGGETGESEETAAAPGGPGATDTDGIPEETDGDGDADLKEAAAEEGELKSQDISDLTAVEREDSSLLTPAAKKMKIDTKEKKEKKQKVDEDEIQKMQILVSSFSEEQLNRYEMYRRSAFPKAAIKRHWMCVRSGERCHHYNPNI; encoded by the exons aTGGATAATGCCTGCGAGTCGCCCCCGGAAAAAGGTGGAGAGACGGGGGAGTCAGAAGAAACGGCTGCTGCTCCCGGGGGCCCGGGGGCTACCGACACAGACGGAATCCCAGAAGAAACTGATGGGGACGGAGATGCGGATTTGAAAGAAGCTGCGGCGGAGGAAGGCGAG CTGAAGAGTCAGGATATCTCAGATTTAACAGCAGTTGAAAGGGAAGACTCATCTTTACTTACTCCTGCagccaaaaaaatgaaaatagataccaaagaaaagaaagagaagaagcaaaaaGTGGATGAAGATGAGATTCAAAAGATGCA AATcctggtttcttctttttctgaggaGCAACTGAACCGTTATGAGATGTACCGCCGGTCAGCGTTCCCTAAGGCAGCCATTAAAAGG CACTGGATGTGTGTGAGAAGTGGGGAGAGATGCCACCACTACAACCCAAACATATGA